The genome window CCCCTTGCCGCCGGAGGCACTTCCATGAGGAACCGTGGGACACAACGGACGTCCGCTTTGTGGAACCGGCGTTGAGGACTCACCGCTCGCCCTGGAATCCCTGCGGGTTGGTGAGGGGGCATACGGCACGTTGTCCGCGTTTGGACACGCCCTCCTTCAGACATCTCTCGACGGCCAGGCCTCCGGCGGGCAAAGGGGCGTTGCCCCCTTGCATCCCCCACCAGGGTGCCCCTGGACCCGGTTCTTTTGGCGCTAAGCTCCCGATTGTACCCAATCGAACAGCGGCTCCAGCTTCGACCGCGATGCCTCCACAATCCGGATCGCCGGCAGGTTCAGATCCACCGGCCACTCCGCATTCATCGCCTCCGCACGCGGAGACAAAAACAGAACCTGCGCATTGCTCGGAATCATCGGACCCACCTGCTCCAGCAACGGCCGCACCGGCGTCCCCGTCCCCGCCTCCAACGCCGCCAGCATGTCCAGCAGATCGTCCAGCCGCCCCGCACTCCGCCCGCCCCCCCACACCTGCGTCGTCTTTCCATGGACGCCGAAGAGCAGACTCGCATCCCGACTCTGCCGGAGATGCGAAACACACACCGTCGCCGCAAAACTCAACGCCAGCTCAAACGGCTCGTCCCACTCCCCAGCCACCGTCCGCGGACTGTAGGCATCGACCAGCACCACCAGCGGCGCATCCCGGTTCTCCCGGAACTCACGGACCATCAGATCGTTGTGCCGGGCCGTCGACCGCCAGTGCACCGTCCGCGGATCGTCTCCCGGCCGGTACTCCCGGATGCGATGGAACTCGTCGTGAAACGGTCCGCCTCGCGTCATCGACCGGCTCACCTGCTCGGCCGCCAGCGACAGCCGCGTCCGCCAGTCCGCCCGCAGGCGCCCGATCCACGGATAGACCAGAAGCTCCCCTGCCGCCGGCAGGTTCAATCCCCGCTCGACCAACCCGAGCGGGAACTTGGTGTCCGCATAGAACGGCCCGAAGTAATGCTTCCCCCGCCGACGCAACTGGAGCTGATAGTGCCCCCGCTGCTCGCCCCCCGCCGGACAACGGATGAACAGGACCTCGGGGGCCAGGTTCTCGCGGCAGCCGGTGACATGGTCCCGGACAAGCAGCAGCCACACCGCCAGCCACGACTTGCGGTTTTGTAGCGTCAGCTCGACCGAGAAGGGTTCGCCCACCATCGCCCGCGGCGGGAGGTTCCGCGTCACGGTGACCCGCTTGAGGACGGTGAAGGTGTGCCAGCCGTTCATCACGAACGGCCCCGCCATCAGCGAGAAGACCAGCATCAGCGAGTTCGACCGGCCGATCAGCGCCCCCACGAGGAGGAAGAACATGATCACCAGGTACGCCCGCCCCTCCGCCGGAAGGTGGAACCGGTTCCGGATCACGCCGCGGTTGCCGAGCCGCGGGAAGAGGTTCGCCAGGATCTCCTTCAGTCCCCAGACCGAGAAGGCGGTCCCGCAGAACAGGATGATCCAGTGCCCGCCGTCGCCCAGCCGCTCCCCGATGAAACTGGTCGCCAGCTCAAAGGCGACCAGCCCCAGGCCGGCGATCATGGCCACGATCCCCCCCGACGACACCTGTCGGGGGAGGGAGGGAGCGCGCGCAGTCGAGGGGGTGGACATGGTGAAAGCGCCGGGACGACGGACGGTCAGGCGACGGGAACCTCAATCGAGGTTGAGCTGGACGTCGACCCAGGTCTTCTTCTCGTCCGATTCCAGCACGGCATCCGCCACGGACTGCGCGAGCGCACCGTGATCGAAGCCCGGAATGGCGGGCCGGTCCTCGACGATCGCCGAGGTCAGCTCGTACACGAGGTCATAGCGGAAGACGGTGCTCGGGACCCCTTCCTGCGGGTTGCGCGGGCTGCCCGGAAGGACCAGGAACTCCCGCGGAACCGCCACCTGCTTCAGCGACTGATGGTGCTGGCCGACGAGGATCGTGTTCGGCTCGGTCAGCTTGTAGACCGCCGACCCTTCCGAGCCGTTGACCTCCGCCCATTCCCAGCCGAAGCCGTCGTTGTAGTGCCCCTTCATGACAGTGCTCCCCTCCCACACGCCGACCGCGCCGCTCTTGAAGCGGCCGATCAGGGAGGACCAGTCGTCGACCTCGGACGGCGGACAGGACTGGCCGTCGGCGGTCTTGTCCCGCTTGCAGAACTGGGCGACCGCGCCGCAGATCGACTCGATCGGCCCCATGAGGTCCATCGCGAAGTCGATACGGTGGATCGTCATGTCGAACAGGTCGCCGGCGCCGGCCCGCTTCTTGTACTGCCGCCAGCCCCAGCTCGTCTCGGGGAGGTCGAGGAACCGCTGGCTGCGGAAATGCCGCGGCGTGCCGAGCTTGCCGCTGTCGATCAGGTGCTTGAGGTACCGCATCGACGGGGCGAAGCGGTAGGTGAACGCCGTCATGTGCTTGACGTTGTTCTTCTTCGCGGCGCGGTACATCTCGGCCGACTCGTGGAAGTTCAGCCCCAGCGGCTTCTCGCACATGATGTGCTTGCCGCCGTTGGCGCAGGCGATGGCGATGTCTTTGTGGGTGTCGTTCGGCGTGGCGATGATGACCGCGTCGATCCCGGGGTCGGCGGCGATCTCGTTGTAGTCGGTCGTGAGCTTGTTCAGGCCCCAGTCCGACTTCCGCTGCTTGAGGAGCGCCTCGTTGGGATCACAGACCGCGACGAGCTCGGACCGGGGGTCGAGCCGGATGCCGGGGACGTGGTGATAATCGGAGACGGCGCCGGCTCCGATGATGGCGTAACGAACAGGCATGAAAGCATCTCGAAAGGGAACCAGATTCTGCGCCCGGAATGTATTCCGCCTCACCCGGCCCCGGCAATGAGACGATTCTTTACTCCCGGGGAGATCATAACGGCCCGAGTCGGGGAGCCGCCGGGATTCTCCCGTTGAGTGCGGTGCAATCACGGAATTCCCTGTAAGATCTGGATATGGGGCAGAGCGCCAGAATCGTGATCCACAGCGGGCCGGACCGGGGACGGGTCTTTCCGGTCGAGGGTGACCTCGTGCACATCGGCCGGGGGACCGACAACGCCATCGTCCTGGCCGACCCGGAGATTCTCGACTACCACTTCTCGGTCTCGTATCGAAACGGCCAGTGCGCCCTCAACGCCGCCGCCGCCGGTGCGGTGGTCGCCAACGGCCAGCCGCTCCCGCCGGACCAGTGGGTGGCGGTCGTCCCTCCGACAAAGCTCCAGGTAAGCGGGGCGACGGAACTGGAGATCCTCGCCAACGAGGACCTGACCGCCTCCACGACGAGCAGCGTCACCCAGTCCTGGACGGACGATTCGTCGACGGAAGCGAAACGGAAAGCGGCCGGGGCAGGAGGGGCCAAGGTCAAGAAGAAGGCCCGCTCCACCGGGGCCCGGCAGGTCGCGAAGTTCATTACCGACCGCCCCGGCGACCCGCTCGTGCGGCTCGGGGGGGATGGAAAGCTTCCGGAACTCGCTCTGACCGAGAAGGCCGCCACCCGGCGGGAGGCGAAAGCGCCGTCGCAGTCCTACCTGATCTGGGTCGTCATGGCGGTGAGCGTGCTGATGTCCGTCGGGATGCTCCTTATCGACGCCGAGCCGACGACTTTCCGCGGTGATTCCCGGACGACCGCGAGGAGGGAGCTGGCCTCCTACTATCGCGGCGAGGTGAGCACCCTCCAGCCGTATCAGATCTATCTCCGGAATGCGGTGCTGGCGCATGCCCAGGGGGACGCGGCGAACGAGCGGAAGAACTACTTCCGCGTTCTGGACCTCCTGGACGCCGCCGACATCCGCGATCCCGCCAATCTCAACGGGCTGACCGGAAAGCAAACCGGCCGCGGCCGCAGCAGCGACATCGATCTCCGCCGCCACCTGGAGATCCTCGTGGCCCGCTGAGGAGCCGCGGTTCTCGTCGAGAGCTGCGGGGGCGTTTGAGTCCGTACCCATCCCTGGACTCCAAGCCAGGGATGAAAACGGATGTCGAAGGCGCCTCACCCACGCCAGCCCGAAGCGCGAACGAGGGAATTCACGCCTCGTCCCTCGCTCGCGCTTCGGGCTAGTATGAGCTTCCAAACAGAACCTGGTCCCCCGTCCCCCACTTCCGGAGCCCCGACTTGGCTGGCCGCTCTTCCCGTCGCGGTTTGTCGCAGTGGCTGGCGGAGACCGACCAGCCGGTCTTTGTCGTCGACCGGCGGCGGGTCGTGATCTTCTTCAACCAGGGATGCGAGACCCTGACCGGATGGGCGGCTTCGGACGTGATCGGGCAGAAGTGCGAGTTCCGCTCCGATTCCGATGAGCGGAACGTCGATGCCGTCACGGGGGCGCTCTGCCCGCCGCCCGAGGCCTTCGCCGGCGAGGCGCTGTCGAAGCCGGTCCAGTTCGCCGCGAGGGACGGTGTGCCTCGGCCGTGGGTCGTTCATTTCGTGCCGCTCACCGCCGCAGAGGCGAAGGCCGACGTGGCGGGGGCGACCCACGATGTTCCCCGCGTCCTGGGGATGATCCTGCCGCCGGCGGCCGCGGTCCGGCTGTCTGGACCGAACGGGCATTCGCAGCTGCATGTCGAGCTGGCGTCCCTCAAGGCGGAGCTGCGGAAGCGGTACGACTTCGCCGCCTGGATCGCGGTCACGCCGGAGATGCGGCGGGTCTCGACGCAGATGGAGATCGCCCGCAGCACGGACTGCGCGGTCCTGTTCCTGGGCGAACGGGGAGTCGGCAAGGAGCATGCCGCCCGGACGATCCACTACGAGGGGCCGCACCGGCTCAAGACCTTCGTGCCGGTCGACTGCCGTCTGCTGGGGGCCGAGGAACTGGGAAACCTGATCCGGCGGTTCTTCGTGACGGAGGAGGGGGATCCGCATATCCCGATCGTCCAGCCGGGGACGCTGTTCCTGCGGAACGTCGAAAAGCTGCCGCGGGAGCTTCAGCAGTTCCTGGTCGAACAGTTCCCGAGCGGTCCGCGGAGCGACGGGCGGCGGCTGTTCGTTTCGTCCCGGCAGGCGGATCTCGATGTCGAGGGGGAGCCGTTCCTGGCCGAGTTCCGGTCCCTTGTTACGCCGGTTGTCATCCGCCTTCCGCCGTTGCGTCAGCGGCAGGAGGAGTTGTCGCTCCTCTCTCAACTGCTGCTGGAGGAAGGGAACCGGCGGGCGGATTTCCAGATGACGGGTTTCAGCCCCGAAGTCCTCCATGAGTTCCGCCGGTACAACTGGCCGGGGAATGTCGGCGAACTGGCGGAAGTCATTCTCGCGATTCGCGAGGCGGCCGCCTCCCCTGTGGTCCGGCCGACCGATTTGCCGTTCCGGTTCCGGACCGGGATGCATGCCCAGCGGATTCCCCCTGCCGAAGAGACGCAGATCGTCCCGCTCGATGAACTGCTGGAGCGGACCGAGCGGGAGCAGATCGAAGCAGCCCTGAGCAGGGCTGGCGGGAACAAGTCGATTGCGGCCGACCTGCTGCGGATTCCGCGGGCGAAGCTTTATCGGCGGATGGAGGCGCTGGGGCTTGGGGGCGGAGCCGAGAACGCGTCGGAGGAGTGAAAGCGGCCGCGGACTCGCCGAATGGAGTGTTCGAACGGCGCGCTTGCCGGCGAAGCATGCATTGCTCAAACCCAACGTGCCACGGCCGCTGGGGTCAAGGGGGCCTCGCCCCCTTGCCGCCGGAGGCGCTTTCGATGAGGAACCGAGGGACACAACGGGCGTCCGTTTTGTGGGACCAGCGTTGAGGACTCCCTCACACGACAACGCTGGCTTTGCGATTCCCGCGGGTTGGTGAGGGGGCATACGGCACGGTGTCCGCGTTTGGACACCCATTCCTTCAGACATCTCTCGACGGCCAGGCCTCCGGCGGGCAAAGGGGCGTTGCCCCTCTGCACTCCCCACCAGGGTGCCCCTGGACCCGGTTCTTAAGAGGCCGTCCGAAAAACGAGGGCGCTTCCCATCTCACCCATCCTCAGCGAACGTGACAAACCACATCAACGGTGGAATCGACCCCGCCGGGCCAGTTACGCTCGCATCGGCCACACCCACTGTATCGCTTCGGAGCCGTCCCGATGCCTGACCTCGTCCGCCGCGACTTTCTGAAATGGCTGGCCGCACTGCCGCTGCTCAATCCGGCTCGGACCGGTCTCGCCGACGACAAGCCGGCTCCCAAACGCCCGATCCGGATCGGGCAGATCGGCGTCGGTCATCCCCACGCCAGCAAGCTCTCGGTCTACCGCAACTCTCCGGACTACGAGGTGGTCGGCATCGTCGAGCCTGACGACGCGCTCCGACGCCGGGCCCAGAATCAGAAGCCGTACGACGGACTCCCCTGGGTCACGCAGGAAGAGCTCCTCAACATGCCGGGCGTGGAGGCGGTGCTGATCGAGACCCGCGTCCGCGACCTGCTCGCCTCCGCAGAGGCGGCGATCGCGGCGGGCAAGCACATCCATCTCGACAAGCCGGCCGGCGCGGACTTCCCCCGCTTCCGCCGGATCGTCGAAGAGGCGCGGCGGCAGTCGCTCCTGATCCAACTTGGCTACATGTACCGCTACAACCCCGGCATCCTCCTGCTGAACGAGATCCGCAAGGCGGGATGGATCGGCGACCTGTTCGAGGTCCACACCGTCATGAGCAAGGTCGTCGGCGCAAACGAGCGGAAAGAGCTGGCCGAGTTCCCCGGCGGAATCCTGTTCGAGCTGGGAGGGCACATCACCGACCTCGTCGTGGGGCAGCTCGGCCGCCCGGACAAGGTGACGGGGTTCCTCCGGCACTCCGCGGCGCTCGACGACGGCCTGATCGACAATGGCCTGATGGTGTTGGAGTACCCGCGGGCGACTGCCAGTGTGAAGTCGAGCGCCGTGGAGGTGTCGGGCGGCGACCGGCGGCACTTCGTCGCCTGCGGGACCGGCGGAACGCTGCAGGTCCAGCCGCTCGACAATCCGTCGGTCCGTCTCACCTTTGCGGAGCCGCACGGCGAGTACCGCGGGCCGTACCAGGATGTCCGGCTCCCCAAGTATCCGCGTTACGTGGGGGACGCGGCCGACATGGCGAAGATCCTTCGCGGGGAGAAAGCGAGCGACTTCTCGTACGACCACGACCTGGCCGTGCAGGAGACGCTCCTGCGGGCCTGCGGGATGCCGCTCACCTGAGAGACGACGCCATGCTGATTCCCAGGGCCCTGCTGGACCGAATCGGTGGAGGCGAGGTGACGCTCGCCTTTCGCCGCTGGGTGAAGCCGACCGTGAAGACCGGCGGAACGCTCAAGACCGCGATCGGTGTTCTCGACATCGTCCGGGTCGAGGAAACGGCAGCGGAGTCGATCACCGAGGCGGATGCCGTGAGCGCCGGGGCTCCTTCGCTCGCAGTGCTTCTCGGCGAGCTCGAACGGCGCACGGGAACGCTCTATCGCATCGAGCTGGCCTACCGGGAACCGGATCCGCGGATCGCCCTGCGGGAGGACGACGAGCTGTCCGACGAAGAGTTCCGCGGCCTCGCGAAGCGGCTGCATGGGATGGATCAGCGGGCCGCGGGCGGCGCCTGGACGCGGCGGGTTCTTACCGGCATCGAACGTCATCCGATGCAGGCGG of Planctomyces sp. SH-PL14 contains these proteins:
- a CDS encoding Gfo/Idh/MocA family protein produces the protein MPDLVRRDFLKWLAALPLLNPARTGLADDKPAPKRPIRIGQIGVGHPHASKLSVYRNSPDYEVVGIVEPDDALRRRAQNQKPYDGLPWVTQEELLNMPGVEAVLIETRVRDLLASAEAAIAAGKHIHLDKPAGADFPRFRRIVEEARRQSLLIQLGYMYRYNPGILLLNEIRKAGWIGDLFEVHTVMSKVVGANERKELAEFPGGILFELGGHITDLVVGQLGRPDKVTGFLRHSAALDDGLIDNGLMVLEYPRATASVKSSAVEVSGGDRRHFVACGTGGTLQVQPLDNPSVRLTFAEPHGEYRGPYQDVRLPKYPRYVGDAADMAKILRGEKASDFSYDHDLAVQETLLRACGMPLT
- a CDS encoding DUF58 domain-containing protein — protein: MIAGLGLVAFELATSFIGERLGDGGHWIILFCGTAFSVWGLKEILANLFPRLGNRGVIRNRFHLPAEGRAYLVIMFFLLVGALIGRSNSLMLVFSLMAGPFVMNGWHTFTVLKRVTVTRNLPPRAMVGEPFSVELTLQNRKSWLAVWLLLVRDHVTGCRENLAPEVLFIRCPAGGEQRGHYQLQLRRRGKHYFGPFYADTKFPLGLVERGLNLPAAGELLVYPWIGRLRADWRTRLSLAAEQVSRSMTRGGPFHDEFHRIREYRPGDDPRTVHWRSTARHNDLMVREFRENRDAPLVVLVDAYSPRTVAGEWDEPFELALSFAATVCVSHLRQSRDASLLFGVHGKTTQVWGGGRSAGRLDDLLDMLAALEAGTGTPVRPLLEQVGPMIPSNAQVLFLSPRAEAMNAEWPVDLNLPAIRIVEASRSKLEPLFDWVQSGA
- a CDS encoding Gfo/Idh/MocA family protein; its protein translation is MPVRYAIIGAGAVSDYHHVPGIRLDPRSELVAVCDPNEALLKQRKSDWGLNKLTTDYNEIAADPGIDAVIIATPNDTHKDIAIACANGGKHIMCEKPLGLNFHESAEMYRAAKKNNVKHMTAFTYRFAPSMRYLKHLIDSGKLGTPRHFRSQRFLDLPETSWGWRQYKKRAGAGDLFDMTIHRIDFAMDLMGPIESICGAVAQFCKRDKTADGQSCPPSEVDDWSSLIGRFKSGAVGVWEGSTVMKGHYNDGFGWEWAEVNGSEGSAVYKLTEPNTILVGQHHQSLKQVAVPREFLVLPGSPRNPQEGVPSTVFRYDLVYELTSAIVEDRPAIPGFDHGALAQSVADAVLESDEKKTWVDVQLNLD
- a CDS encoding sigma 54-interacting transcriptional regulator — encoded protein: MAGRSSRRGLSQWLAETDQPVFVVDRRRVVIFFNQGCETLTGWAASDVIGQKCEFRSDSDERNVDAVTGALCPPPEAFAGEALSKPVQFAARDGVPRPWVVHFVPLTAAEAKADVAGATHDVPRVLGMILPPAAAVRLSGPNGHSQLHVELASLKAELRKRYDFAAWIAVTPEMRRVSTQMEIARSTDCAVLFLGERGVGKEHAARTIHYEGPHRLKTFVPVDCRLLGAEELGNLIRRFFVTEEGDPHIPIVQPGTLFLRNVEKLPRELQQFLVEQFPSGPRSDGRRLFVSSRQADLDVEGEPFLAEFRSLVTPVVIRLPPLRQRQEELSLLSQLLLEEGNRRADFQMTGFSPEVLHEFRRYNWPGNVGELAEVILAIREAAASPVVRPTDLPFRFRTGMHAQRIPPAEETQIVPLDELLERTEREQIEAALSRAGGNKSIAADLLRIPRAKLYRRMEALGLGGGAENASEE
- a CDS encoding FHA domain-containing protein, which encodes MGQSARIVIHSGPDRGRVFPVEGDLVHIGRGTDNAIVLADPEILDYHFSVSYRNGQCALNAAAAGAVVANGQPLPPDQWVAVVPPTKLQVSGATELEILANEDLTASTTSSVTQSWTDDSSTEAKRKAAGAGGAKVKKKARSTGARQVAKFITDRPGDPLVRLGGDGKLPELALTEKAATRREAKAPSQSYLIWVVMAVSVLMSVGMLLIDAEPTTFRGDSRTTARRELASYYRGEVSTLQPYQIYLRNAVLAHAQGDAANERKNYFRVLDLLDAADIRDPANLNGLTGKQTGRGRSSDIDLRRHLEILVAR